The DNA window ATCACTGGTCTTGGTCTTAAAGAAGCGAAAGCACTTGTAGACGAAGCTCCTAAAGCAATCAAAGAAGGCGTATCTAAAGAAGACGCTGAAGAAATGAAGAGCAAACTTGAAGAAGTTGGCGCATCAGTAGAAGTTAAGTAATTTAATGACTTTATAAAAAAGGAGGAAAGTTCGTCAGTGTATACCGGCGGGCTTTTCTTCTTTTTAATTTATTTTGAAGATAGGCGATTGTCTATAATAAGGTGAATGCAAGGAGGGCTCGATATGTCTCAACATTATTATTCCAAAAATCCTCAAACAAAAAGCAATCCTCGAGAGTGGACAGACGTACTGCGAGGCGAGAAGTTCCGATTCCAGACCGATGCTGGCGTTTTTAGTAAAAACGAAGTTGATTTTGGTTCGCGACTATTGATTGAGACATTCCAAGAATCTGCTATAGATGGACCGGTACTAGATGTTGGTTGCGGTTATGGGCCAATCGGAATGACGGTCGCAAAAATATCTCCTCAAAAACAAGTTCATATGGTAGATGTCAATATACGGGCCATTGAGTTGGCCAAAATAAATGTAGAGAAAAACGATATATCAAACGTTAAAATCTATGAAAGTGATGGGTTAAGCGCTGTTGATGTTAGTGGTTTTTCTGCAATTTTAACAAACCCGCCAATACGGGCAGGAAAAGAAACGATTTTTCGTTTTTATGAAGAAGCAGCTGAGAAACTAGCAGATGGTGGATCGTTGTGGGTAGTTATCCAGAAAAAGCAGGGTGCTCCTTCTACGCAGGTGAAATTAGAAGAACTTTTCGAAGAAGTAAAAGTGGTAGATAAGAACAAAGGTTACTTTATTTTTGAAGCTCGAAAAGTTTGACTTGACAAAATCGCTGTGGTATTATAATAAAATGCAAAATTTATTATTTTGAGGTCGTTTGCCCTTTTTTGGGCTCCGCATGGCGACATAGCTAATCACGTGTAAACCGAAAATGAGCTAATATTAGTCTCGTTTTCTTTTTGTCTTTTCGATATCATACACTATTTTGTATAAATCGCAAAGACCTATAATCGTTTTATTGAGGGGTGAATAAGTTGGTAGGTCAACTAGTTCAGTACGGTCAACATCGTCAACGCAGAAGTTTTTCGAGAATCAGTGAAGTGCTGGATCTTCCGAACTTGATTGAAATTCAATCATCATCTTATGAATGGTTTCTCGAAGAAGGACTTCGCGAAATGTTCCGAGATATCTCGCCGATTGAAGATTTCACAGGAAATCTATCGCTCGAGTTTGTTGATTACAGTCTCGCGGAACCGAAGTATCCAGTCGATGAATCGAAAGAGCGCGACGTAACTTATGCAGCACCTTTGCGTGTGAAAGTACGTCTGCACAACAAAGAAACAGATGAAGTAAAAGAGCAAGATGTCTTCATGGGAGATTTCCCGTTAATGACAGAAACAGGTACGTTTGTTATCAACGGAGCAGAGCGCGTTATCGTTTCCCAATTGGTTCGTTCTCCAAGTGTTTATTTCCATGACAAGACAGATAAAAATGGTAAAAAAGGCTTTGGAGCAACTGTTATTCCAAACCGTGGAGCATGGTTGGAATACGAAACAGATGCAAAAGATGTTGTCTATGTCAGAATTGATCGCACACGTAAATTGCCGGTAACGGTTCTTTTAAGAGCGCTTGGTTTTGGATCTGACCAAGAAATCATCGATTTACTTGGAGATAACGAATTTCTTCAAAACACACTTGAAAAAGATAATACAGAAAGCACAGAAAAAGCGCTTCTTGAAATTTATGAGCGTCTGCGCCCTGGTGAGCCACCGACAGTTGAAAGTGCAAAGAGCCTGTTATACTCACGCTTTTTCGACCCAAAACGCTATGACTTAGCAAATGTTGGTCGCTATAAAATGAACAAAAAGCTTCACATTAAAAACCGTCTTTTCAATCAAACAATTGCCGAAACGTTGGCAGATCCTGAAACAGGCGAAATTTTAGTTGAAGCAGGCACATTAATTGACCGTCGTGTACTTGATCGTTTAATTCCAAACTTAGAAAACGGTGTTGGTTTCCACACAGTTTCTCAAGTAGGTGGGGTTTTAGAAGGTGAAGTTACTTTGCAATCGATTAAAATTTATGCGCCAAACAATGAAGACCAAAAAGAAATCACTGTTATAAGCAATGCTTATATAGAAGATAAGATTAAAAATGTAACACCAGCTGATATCATTTCTTCTATCAGTTACTTCTTTAACCTTCTTTACGGTGTTGGAAACACAGATGATATCGATCATCTTGGTAATCGTCGTTTACGTTCAGTAGGCGAACTTTTACAAAACCAATTCCGTATTGGACTATCTCGTATGGAACGCGTAGTGCGTGAACGTATGTCGATTAATGATACACAAGCAATCGTTCCTCAGCAATTGATCAATATCCGTCCGGTTATTGCATCAATTAAAGAGTTCTTCGGTAGTTCTCAGCTTTCTCAGTTCATGGATCAAACAAATCCATTAGCTGAATTGACACACAAACGCCGTCTGTCGGCTCTTGGGCCCGGTGGTTTAACGCGTGAACGCGCAGGCTTTGAAGTACGTGACGTTCACTATTCACATTATGGTCGTATGTGTCCGATTGAAACGCCTGAGGGCCCGAACATTGGATTGATCAATACACTTTCGACATTTGCGAAAGTAAACAAGTTTGGTTTCATTGAAACTCCTTATCGTCGCGTAGATTCTGAAACAGGTCTTGTTACTGAACAAATTGATTACTTGACCGCTGATGAAGAAGATAACTATGTAGTAGCTCAAGCCAACTCGAAATTGAATGACGATGGATCATTCGTCGAAGAAGGCATTGTGGCACGTTTCCGCGGAGAAAACACAATTTACAAACGCGGCAGCATTGACTATATGGACGTTTCTCCTAAACAGGTCGTTTCTGTAGCAACAGCTTGTATCCCGTTCCTTGAAAACGATGACTCTAACCGAGCATTAATGGGAGCGAACATGCAACGTCAAGCGGTTCCGTTATTAAATCCAGAAGCTCCTTTCGTAGGAACTGGGATGGAACATTTGGCGGCGCGTGATTCTGGTGCAGCTGTCGTAGCAAAACATGATGGTATTGTAGAATTTGTGGAAGCTAAAGAAATCTCAGTACGCCGCATTGAAAATGTGGATGGTAGTGAAGTCCGAGGCGACCTTGATACGTACCGATTGCAAAAATTCGTTCGTTCTAACCAAGGAACAAGTTATAACCAACGCCCAATCGTTAAAGTTGGAGACCGTATTTCTAAACGCGATATTCTAGCCGATGGACCTTCAATGGAACGCGGAGAGATGGCATTAGGAAGAAACGTATTGGTTGCCTTCATGACATGGGATGGTTTTAACTACGAAGATGCAATTATCATGAGTGAACGTTTAGTGAAAGACGATGTTTACACATCTGTTCATATTGAAGAGTACGAGTCTGATTCACGAGATACAAAACTAGGACCAGAAGAAATTACGCGCGACATCCCGAACGTTGGAGAAGACGCATTACGTAATTTGGATGACCGTGGAATTATCCGTGTCGGAGCTGAAGTAAAAGATGGAGATATTCTTGTTGGTAAAGTAACACCTAAAGGAGTTACAGAACTAACTGCTGAAGAACGTCTTTTACATGCTATTTTCGGCGAAAAAGCACGCGAAGTTCGCGATACTTCATTGCGAGTGCCTCACGGTGCTGGCGGTATTGTATTGGATGTTAAAATCTTCAACCGTGAAGATGGAGATGAACTACCACCGGGTGTTAATCAGTTAGTCCGCGCATACATCGTTCAGAAACGTAAAATTTCTGTTGGTGATAAAATGGCCGGACGTCACGGAAACAAAGGTGTTATTTCAAGAATTCTACCTGAAGAAGATATGCCGTTTATGCCTGATGGCACGCCAGTCGACATTATGTTGAACCCACTTGGTGTACCTTCTCGTATGAATATTGGTCAGGTACTTGAATTGCATCTTGGAATGGCTTCTCGTTCACTTGGAATTCATATGGCTTCGTCTGTATTTGATGGAGCGAATGAAGAAGATGTGTTGGAGACAATGGAAGAGTCAGGTATGCCACGTGATGGTAAAACGATTCTCTATGATGGCCGTTCTGGTGAAGCATTCGATAACCGTGTGTCTGTAGGAATCATGTACATGATCAAACTTGCCCACATGGTTGATGATAAATTGCACGCTCGTTCAACTGGGCCGTACTCATTGGTTACACAACAGCCATTGGGTGGTAAAGCACAATTCGGTGGACAACGTTTTGGTGAGATGGAAGTATGGGCACTTGAAGCATATGGTGCTGCACATACATTACAAGAAATCTTAACAGTGAAATCGGATGATGTTGTAGGTCGTGTGAAAACTTATGAAGCAATTGTTAAAGGTGAAAGTGTACCGGAACCAAGTGTACCGGAATCATTTAAAGTTTTAATCAAAGAGCTTCAAAGTTTAGGTATGGACGTTAAAATGTTAACGATTGACGATGAAGAAATTGAGTTGCGCGATTTGGATGAAGAAGAAGATCTTCAACCAGCAGACTCATTAAATATCTTGCCGATTGCAGATACAGAAGCACCGGTTGGAACAATTGATTAATAATACTTGGAATCGAACGGCTTTAATCGGCCGTTCTCCAGTTATTCATTCAGCCATTACCGAGGAAGAGCCGTACAGAAACTCGAGACAAAAGGGAGGTAGGCTCCTTGATAGATGTTAATAATTTTGAGTATATGAAAATCGGATTAGCGTCACCCGATAAAATTCGCTCATGGTCTTATGGAGAAGTCAAAAAGCCAGAAACAATCAATTACCGTACATTAAAACCTGAAAAAGATGGTTTGTTCTGCGAACGAATTTTCGGTCCTACAAAGGATTGGGAATGTCATTGCGGTAAATACAAACGTGTTCGTTATAAAGGCGTTGTCTGTGATCGTTGTGGCGTTGAAGTTACACGTTCAAAAGTTCGTCGCGAGCGCATGGGACATATTGAATTAGCAGCTCCTGTTTCACACATTTGGTATTTCAAAGGGATTCCGAGCCGTATGGGACTTATCTTAGATATGTCACCGCGTTCACTTGAAGAAGTTATTTACTTTGCTTCTTACGTAGTAATCGATCCTGCGGATACACCGCTTGAAAAGAAACAGCTTTTATCTGAAAAAGAATACCGCGCATACCGTGATAAGTTTGGTAAGAAATTCCAAGCTGCTATGGGAGCAGAAGCAATCAAACGTCTATTACAAGAAATTGACCTTGAACGCGAAACGGATTCTTTAAAAGAAGAGTTGAAAACAGCTCAAGGCCAACGTCGCACACGTGCGATCAAACGTCTTGAAGTCGTAGAATCATTCCGTAATTCAGGAAACAATCCTGATTGGATGATCTTAGATGTGCTACCTGTTATTCCACCTGAACTTCGTCCGATGGTTCAATTAGACGGCGGTCGCTTTGCGACTTCTGATTTAAATGATCTTTATCGTCGCGTAATCAACCGGAACAACCGTTTGAAACGTCTTTTGGACCTTGGTGCACCAAGCATTATTGTTCAAAATGAGAAACGTATGCTTCAAGAAGCTGTTGATGCTTTGATTGATAATGGCCGTCGTGGTCGTCCGGTTACTGGACCAGGTAACCGTCCGTTGAAATCTCTTTCTCATATGTTAAAAGGTAAACAAGGACGTTTCCGTCAAAACCTTCTTGGTAAACGAGTAGATTATTCAGGCCGTTCAGTAATTGTTGTTGGACCTAACTTGAAAATGTACCAATGTGGTTTACCAAAAGGAATGGCAATCGAATTGTTTAAACCTTTTGTTATGAAGGAATTGGTTGAACGTGGATTGGCTCATAACATCAAGAGTGCAAAACGTAAAATTGAACGTCTTCATTCTGAAGTTTGGGATGTATTAGAAGATGTAATCAAGGAGCATCCGGTTCTATTGAACCGAGCACCAACTCTTCACAGACTAGGTATCCAGGCATTTGAACCGACACTTGTTGAAGGTAAAGCAATCCGTCTACATCCGCTTGTATGTACTGCATACAACGCCGATTTTGATGGTGACCAAATGGCTGTTCACGTACCTTTATCATCTGAAGCACAAGCTGAAGCGAGATTACTAATGCTTGCAGCTCAAAACATTTTGAATCCAAAAGACGGAAAACCTGTTGTAACACCATCTCAGGATATGGTTTTAGGAAACTATTACTTAACGCTTGAGCGTAAAGGTGCTACAGGAGAAGGCGCTACTTTCTCAGGACCTGAAGAAGTCATGATCGCTTATCAAACAGGCCATGTGCATTTGCATACACGTATTGCGATTCAAGCTGGAGCTGTTAACAACCCGACGTTCACAGAAGAACAAAACAAAATGCTTTTATTGACATCTGTTGGTAAAATTATTTTCAATGAAATTCTGCCGAAGTCATTCCCATATATTAATGAACCGACTGACTTTAACTTGCAGGTGGAAACACCAGCGAAATACTTTGTTGCTACAACAACGGATATTCGCAAGCATATTGAAGAAGCAGAACTTGTAACGCCATTTAAAAAGAAAATTCTTGGTGAGATCATCGCAGAAGTATTTAAACGTTTCCATATTACGGAAACTTCGAAAATGCTTGATCGCATGAAGAGCCTTGGATTTAAATATTCGACTCAAGCCGGCATCACTGTTGGTGTGTCAGATATTGTAGTTCTTCCAGACAAGGGAGAAATTTTAATTAGCGCGCAAGAAAACGTTGATAAAGTAATGAAACAATTCCGCCGTGGATTGATTACAGAAGAAGAGCGATATGCACGCGTCATTTCATATTGGAGTAATGCAAAAGATATCATTCAAGGTAAACTGATGGCATCTCTTGATAACTTAAACCCAATCTTTATGATGAGTGATTCCGGTGCTCGTGGTAATGCTTCCAACTTTACGCAGCTTGCGGGTATGCGTGGATTGATGGCCAACCCGGCTGGACGTATTATCGAACTTCCGATTAAATCTTCTTTCCGTGAAGGATTAACAGTACTTGAGTATTTCATCTCTACCCACGGTGCTCGTAAAGGTCTTGCCGATACAGCATTGAAAACGGCCGATTCTGGTTACTTAACTCGTCGTTTAGTAGATGTTGCACAAGATGCAATCGTCCGCGAAAATGATTGTGGAACAGATAGAGGCTTATTGGTTGGAGCGTTGATGGAAGGTACAGAAGTAATTGAAGAGCTTGATGAGCGTATTGTTGGTCGTCATGCTAAGAAAACAATTCGCCATCCAGAAACAAAAGAAATTATTGTAGCAAAAGACGAATTGATCACGCAAGACTTAACTCGTCTGATTGTAGAAGCGGGTATTAAAGAAGTTACCATTCGTTCTGCATTTACATGTAATACAAAACACGGTATTTGTAAGAAATGTTACGGCACAAACTTAGCAACTGGAGACGAAGTTGAAGTGGGCGAAGCAGTAGGTATTATTGCAGCTCAATCAATCGGTGAGCCAGGAACTCAGCTTACGATGCGTACATTCCATACAGGTGGGGTTGCAGGAGACGATATTACTCAAGGTCTTCCGCGTATCCAAGAAATATTTGAGTCGCGTAATCCTAAAGGTCAAGCGGTTATTTCTGAAATTACAGGGACAGTTACTGAAATCGAAGAAATTCGCGAAGGTCAGAAGGAAGTAACGATTCAAGGTGATGTTGAAACACGTAAATATCTAGCTCCATACAATGCGCGCATCAAAGTTCAAGTAGATGACGCTATTGTACGAGGCGAAGTATTAACGGATGGTTCAATCGATCCGAAACAATTACTTCAAGTAAAAGACGTTCAAGCTGTTCAAGTTTATCTATTGAAAGAAGTTCAAAAAGTATACCGTATGCAGGGTGTAGAAATCGGTGATAAGCACGTAGAAGTTATGGTTCGTCAAATGTTCCGTAAAGTTCGCGTAATTGAAGCCGGTGATACAGAATTGCTACCAGGTTCACTATTGGATATTCACCAGTTTACTGAGGCTAATGTTAAAGCGGTTCTAGAAGGTAACTTACCAGCGACAAGTCGTCCTGTAATTCTAGGGATCACAAAAGCTTCTCTTGAAACAGAATCATTCTTATCAGCCGCATCTTTCCAAGAAACGACTCGTGTCTTAACAGACGCAGCAATCAAAGGAAAACGTGATGAGCTTCTAGGATTGAAAGAGAACGTTATTATCGGAAAACTTGTTCCAGCTGGAACAGGAATGCAACGTTACCGTCAAATTAAAATTGCTCAAAGTGAAAAAGCGGCGCAGCAGGAAATTGTCGGTACAGAATCATAAAATAGATTTCTTGGATTCCGGGGAGCTACAAAAATCTCCCCGGGATTTTTCAAGAACTTTGTTGACAGCATTATCATAGGATGATAATATGTTAAGGGTTGATGGTTAACGGTTTGGATGCTTTGGAAGATATGCAAATGTCTAATGAAAAAGTAAAACAGACAAGTGAAATAATCATCGGTACAAAGCAGACAGTAACAGCATTAAAAAGCGGTATTGTCCAAGAGGTAATAGTGGCAAAAGACGCGAACGATCGAATGACCGAACAGATCGTCCATCTAGCTTTAAAAGAAGGTATTCGGATCGGATTGCAGATTCACGATTAAAGCTTGGCAAAGCACATGACATTAATGTCGGTGCAGCTGCATTAGCTATTACTGGATAACAGTTTTTGTGTATAAATCACAAAGACTTTGTTTTTTACCCAAAAATGAACCACCTGGATATGTGGTATTAGAACACCTTTTGAGAGGAGGAAAAATCGATGCCTACAATTAACCAATTAGTTAACAAGCCTCGTAAACCAAAGAGCACTAAATCAGGTTCACCAGCCCTAAACAAAGGGTATAACAGCTTTAAAAAGTCTCAAACTAACGTTACATCACCACAGAAACGTGGAGTATGTACTCGTGTTGGTACGATGACACCTAAAAAACCAAACTCCGCATTGCGTAAATATGCGCGTGTACGTTTGACGAACCAAATTGAGGTTAATGCTTACATCGGCGGCGAAGGTCACAACCTTCAAGAGCACAGTGTAGTTCTTCTTCGCGGCGGACGCGTAAAAGATTTACCGGGTGTACGTTACCATATCGTACGTGGAGCACTTGATACAGCTGGAGTTACTGGCCGTATGCAAAGCCGTTCTAAATACGGAACTAAACGCCCTAAAGCAAAAAAATAATATCTTAAATTAACGAAGTGACTTCGTTGAAAGGAGGAACATACATGCCTCGTAAAGGTCCTGTAGCTAAACGCGACGTGTTGCCAGATCCAATTTATAATTCGAAATTGGTGACACGCTTAATTAATAAAATGATGGTTGACGGAAAAAGAGGTACTTCACAAAAAATCTTATACGGAGCGTTTGAGTTAGTTAAAGAACGCAGCGGTAAAGATCCAATTGAAGTATACGAACAAGCATTAACTAATGTTATGCCAGTTCTTGAAGTACGCGCTCGCCGTGTTGGTGGAGCTAACTATCAAGTACCGGTTGAAGTTCGTCCTGAACGCCGTACAACTTTAGGTTTACGTTACCTTGTTAACTATTCACGTCTTCGTGGAGAGAAAACAATGGAAGAACGTTTGGCTAATGAAATTTTAGATGCTGCTAACAACACTGGTGCAGCTGTTAAGAAACGTGAAGATATTCATAAAATGGCGGAAGCAAACAAAGCATTTGCTCATTACCGCTGGTAATTTCTTTCGAGATGTTTACATCTTAATCCGAAACGGAAGGAGAAAAACAACATGGCTAGAGAGTTCTCCTTAGACAAAACACGTAATATCGGGATCATGGCACACATTGATGCTGGTAAAACGACTACTACGGAGCGTATTTTATACTACACAGGTAGAATCCACAAAATCGGGGAAACACATGAAGGTGCTTCTCAGATGGACTGGATGGAGCAAGAGCAAGAGCGTGGAATCACAATCACTTCTGCTGCAACTACTGCTTCATGGAAAGAACACCGCGTTAACATCATCGATACTCCTGGACACGTAGACTTCACTGTAGAAGTTGAACGTTCATTGCGCGTACTTGATGGTGCAGTTACAGTTCTTGATGCTCAATCAGGTGTTGAGCCTCAAACTGAAACAGTTTGGCGTCAAGCTACAACTTACGGTGTTCCACGTATCGTATTTATTAACAAAATGGATAAAATCGGTGCTGATTTCCTTTACTCTGTAGGTACATTGCACGAACGCCTACAAGCAAATGCTCACCCGATCCAATTACCAATCGGTGCAGAAGATGAGTTCTCAGCTATTATCGATTTAGTTGAAATGAACGCACGTTTCTACGCAAATGATTTGGGAACTGAAATTACTGAAGGTGAAATTCCTGAAGAATACAAAGAGCTTGCTGAAGAGTGGCACACTAAATTAGTGGAAGCTGTTGCTGAGCTTGATGAAGAATTAATGGAGAAATACCTTAGCGGTGAAGAAATTACTGTTGAAGAACTTAAAGCTGGTATCCGTAAAGGAACATTAGACGTTGAGTTTTATCCAGTAGTTTGTGGTACTGCATTTAAAAACAAAGGGGTTCAATTAATGCTTGATGCAGTAATTGATTACCTACCATCTCCATTAGATGTACCACCGATGACTGGTGTTCTTCCAGACTCGGACGAAGAAGTATTACGTAAGCCTGACGAAAGCGAACCATTCTCTGCGTTAGCGTTTAAAGTAATGACAGATCCATATGTAGGGAAGTTAACTTTCTTCCGCGTATATTCTGGATCACTTAAATCTGGATCATATGTTCAGAACTCTTCTAAAGGTAAGCGTGAGCGCGTAGGACGTATTCTACAAATGCACGCAAACTCTCGTGAAGAAATTGCTGAAGTGTATTGCGGAGATATTGCTGCTGCTATCGGTCTTAAAGATACATCTACGGGTGATACTTTAAGTGACGAGAAACACCAAGTAATTCTTGAGCGTATGGTATTCCCAGAACCAGTTATTTCTCTTTCTGTAGAACCTAAGTCAAAAGCAGACCAAGATAAAATGGGTCAAGCTCTTGCTAAATTACAGGAAGAAGATCCAACTTTCCGTGCGCATACTGACCAGGAAACTGGCCAAACAATCATCGCGGGTATGGGTGAACTTCACCTTGATATCCTAGTTGACCGTATGCGTCGTGAATTCAACGTAGAAGCTAACGTGGGTGAACCTCAGGTATCTTACCGTGAGACATTCCGTCAGTCTGCTAAAGTTGAAGGTAAATTCGTACGCCAATCTGGTGGACGTGGACAATTCGGACACGTTTGGATTGAATTCTCTCCAAACGAAGAAGGAGCAGGTTTTGAATTTGAAAATGGTATCGTTGGTGGTGTTGTTCCACGTGAATACATCCCAGCAGTTGAAGCGGGTCTTCGCGACTCTCTAGACAACGGTGTTATTGCCGGATATCCATTGATTGATATCAAAGCTCGTTTGTTCGACGGATCTTACCATGATGTTGACTCGAATGAAATGGCATTTAAAGTAGCTGCATCTATGGCGCTTAAAAATGCAATCTCTAAAGTAAACCCGGTTCTTCTTGAGCCAATTATGCGCGTTGAGGTTGTTATCCCTGAGGAATACCTTGGAGATATCATGGGTGACATTACGTCACGCCGTGGCCGTGTAGAAGGTATGGACGCTCGTGGAAACGCGCAAGTTGTTCGTGCTATGGTACCACTTGCACAAATGTTCGGTTATGCAACTTCATTGCGTTCAAATACGCAAGGTCGTGGTGTGTTCTCAATGCACTTTGATCACTATGAAGAA is part of the Planococcus sp. PAMC 21323 genome and encodes:
- the rpsG gene encoding 30S ribosomal protein S7, with the translated sequence MPRKGPVAKRDVLPDPIYNSKLVTRLINKMMVDGKRGTSQKILYGAFELVKERSGKDPIEVYEQALTNVMPVLEVRARRVGGANYQVPVEVRPERRTTLGLRYLVNYSRLRGEKTMEERLANEILDAANNTGAAVKKREDIHKMAEANKAFAHYRW
- the rpsL gene encoding 30S ribosomal protein S12 — encoded protein: MPTINQLVNKPRKPKSTKSGSPALNKGYNSFKKSQTNVTSPQKRGVCTRVGTMTPKKPNSALRKYARVRLTNQIEVNAYIGGEGHNLQEHSVVLLRGGRVKDLPGVRYHIVRGALDTAGVTGRMQSRSKYGTKRPKAKK
- the rpoB gene encoding DNA-directed RNA polymerase subunit beta; translated protein: MVGQLVQYGQHRQRRSFSRISEVLDLPNLIEIQSSSYEWFLEEGLREMFRDISPIEDFTGNLSLEFVDYSLAEPKYPVDESKERDVTYAAPLRVKVRLHNKETDEVKEQDVFMGDFPLMTETGTFVINGAERVIVSQLVRSPSVYFHDKTDKNGKKGFGATVIPNRGAWLEYETDAKDVVYVRIDRTRKLPVTVLLRALGFGSDQEIIDLLGDNEFLQNTLEKDNTESTEKALLEIYERLRPGEPPTVESAKSLLYSRFFDPKRYDLANVGRYKMNKKLHIKNRLFNQTIAETLADPETGEILVEAGTLIDRRVLDRLIPNLENGVGFHTVSQVGGVLEGEVTLQSIKIYAPNNEDQKEITVISNAYIEDKIKNVTPADIISSISYFFNLLYGVGNTDDIDHLGNRRLRSVGELLQNQFRIGLSRMERVVRERMSINDTQAIVPQQLINIRPVIASIKEFFGSSQLSQFMDQTNPLAELTHKRRLSALGPGGLTRERAGFEVRDVHYSHYGRMCPIETPEGPNIGLINTLSTFAKVNKFGFIETPYRRVDSETGLVTEQIDYLTADEEDNYVVAQANSKLNDDGSFVEEGIVARFRGENTIYKRGSIDYMDVSPKQVVSVATACIPFLENDDSNRALMGANMQRQAVPLLNPEAPFVGTGMEHLAARDSGAAVVAKHDGIVEFVEAKEISVRRIENVDGSEVRGDLDTYRLQKFVRSNQGTSYNQRPIVKVGDRISKRDILADGPSMERGEMALGRNVLVAFMTWDGFNYEDAIIMSERLVKDDVYTSVHIEEYESDSRDTKLGPEEITRDIPNVGEDALRNLDDRGIIRVGAEVKDGDILVGKVTPKGVTELTAEERLLHAIFGEKAREVRDTSLRVPHGAGGIVLDVKIFNREDGDELPPGVNQLVRAYIVQKRKISVGDKMAGRHGNKGVISRILPEEDMPFMPDGTPVDIMLNPLGVPSRMNIGQVLELHLGMASRSLGIHMASSVFDGANEEDVLETMEESGMPRDGKTILYDGRSGEAFDNRVSVGIMYMIKLAHMVDDKLHARSTGPYSLVTQQPLGGKAQFGGQRFGEMEVWALEAYGAAHTLQEILTVKSDDVVGRVKTYEAIVKGESVPEPSVPESFKVLIKELQSLGMDVKMLTIDDEEIELRDLDEEEDLQPADSLNILPIADTEAPVGTID
- the fusA gene encoding elongation factor G translates to MAREFSLDKTRNIGIMAHIDAGKTTTTERILYYTGRIHKIGETHEGASQMDWMEQEQERGITITSAATTASWKEHRVNIIDTPGHVDFTVEVERSLRVLDGAVTVLDAQSGVEPQTETVWRQATTYGVPRIVFINKMDKIGADFLYSVGTLHERLQANAHPIQLPIGAEDEFSAIIDLVEMNARFYANDLGTEITEGEIPEEYKELAEEWHTKLVEAVAELDEELMEKYLSGEEITVEELKAGIRKGTLDVEFYPVVCGTAFKNKGVQLMLDAVIDYLPSPLDVPPMTGVLPDSDEEVLRKPDESEPFSALAFKVMTDPYVGKLTFFRVYSGSLKSGSYVQNSSKGKRERVGRILQMHANSREEIAEVYCGDIAAAIGLKDTSTGDTLSDEKHQVILERMVFPEPVISLSVEPKSKADQDKMGQALAKLQEEDPTFRAHTDQETGQTIIAGMGELHLDILVDRMRREFNVEANVGEPQVSYRETFRQSAKVEGKFVRQSGGRGQFGHVWIEFSPNEEGAGFEFENGIVGGVVPREYIPAVEAGLRDSLDNGVIAGYPLIDIKARLFDGSYHDVDSNEMAFKVAASMALKNAISKVNPVLLEPIMRVEVVIPEEYLGDIMGDITSRRGRVEGMDARGNAQVVRAMVPLAQMFGYATSLRSNTQGRGVFSMHFDHYEEVPKSISEEIIKKNKGQ
- a CDS encoding class I SAM-dependent methyltransferase, producing MSQHYYSKNPQTKSNPREWTDVLRGEKFRFQTDAGVFSKNEVDFGSRLLIETFQESAIDGPVLDVGCGYGPIGMTVAKISPQKQVHMVDVNIRAIELAKINVEKNDISNVKIYESDGLSAVDVSGFSAILTNPPIRAGKETIFRFYEEAAEKLADGGSLWVVIQKKQGAPSTQVKLEELFEEVKVVDKNKGYFIFEARKV
- the rpoC gene encoding DNA-directed RNA polymerase subunit beta' encodes the protein MIDVNNFEYMKIGLASPDKIRSWSYGEVKKPETINYRTLKPEKDGLFCERIFGPTKDWECHCGKYKRVRYKGVVCDRCGVEVTRSKVRRERMGHIELAAPVSHIWYFKGIPSRMGLILDMSPRSLEEVIYFASYVVIDPADTPLEKKQLLSEKEYRAYRDKFGKKFQAAMGAEAIKRLLQEIDLERETDSLKEELKTAQGQRRTRAIKRLEVVESFRNSGNNPDWMILDVLPVIPPELRPMVQLDGGRFATSDLNDLYRRVINRNNRLKRLLDLGAPSIIVQNEKRMLQEAVDALIDNGRRGRPVTGPGNRPLKSLSHMLKGKQGRFRQNLLGKRVDYSGRSVIVVGPNLKMYQCGLPKGMAIELFKPFVMKELVERGLAHNIKSAKRKIERLHSEVWDVLEDVIKEHPVLLNRAPTLHRLGIQAFEPTLVEGKAIRLHPLVCTAYNADFDGDQMAVHVPLSSEAQAEARLLMLAAQNILNPKDGKPVVTPSQDMVLGNYYLTLERKGATGEGATFSGPEEVMIAYQTGHVHLHTRIAIQAGAVNNPTFTEEQNKMLLLTSVGKIIFNEILPKSFPYINEPTDFNLQVETPAKYFVATTTDIRKHIEEAELVTPFKKKILGEIIAEVFKRFHITETSKMLDRMKSLGFKYSTQAGITVGVSDIVVLPDKGEILISAQENVDKVMKQFRRGLITEEERYARVISYWSNAKDIIQGKLMASLDNLNPIFMMSDSGARGNASNFTQLAGMRGLMANPAGRIIELPIKSSFREGLTVLEYFISTHGARKGLADTALKTADSGYLTRRLVDVAQDAIVRENDCGTDRGLLVGALMEGTEVIEELDERIVGRHAKKTIRHPETKEIIVAKDELITQDLTRLIVEAGIKEVTIRSAFTCNTKHGICKKCYGTNLATGDEVEVGEAVGIIAAQSIGEPGTQLTMRTFHTGGVAGDDITQGLPRIQEIFESRNPKGQAVISEITGTVTEIEEIREGQKEVTIQGDVETRKYLAPYNARIKVQVDDAIVRGEVLTDGSIDPKQLLQVKDVQAVQVYLLKEVQKVYRMQGVEIGDKHVEVMVRQMFRKVRVIEAGDTELLPGSLLDIHQFTEANVKAVLEGNLPATSRPVILGITKASLETESFLSAASFQETTRVLTDAAIKGKRDELLGLKENVIIGKLVPAGTGMQRYRQIKIAQSEKAAQQEIVGTES